Proteins found in one Rhodothermus sp. genomic segment:
- a CDS encoding DUF5686 family protein: MWLLFVAGLWLPFQPDSTQDEMAFPGLHLRQTVCEEFWELECQRPRPLATFAGDFMHRWPFREMALYRSLPGIRYNRVEGLVLGLGTEPLEWTEYDRVRLVGQVAYAFALRRWRFEISAETVLNPARNASFYLKLGGGYYRNTRTDDLWKTTPLENTLAAFFFGNDFYALYYETEGWQLYAVQRLTRYAQLGLGFRAEDHRALPQKTRWALFDRQATDFNLPAREGRRQVLVLTLDAGRILAYKALPSGWALRLQAELGRRLGGDFSYNRYVADGRLYLPMGRYSRLNLRLRGGWADNTAPIQQQFFLGGIGSVRGYAQNAYVGTRMLLGNAELVIQGVSLIPGHVEEELVFLAFVDAGWVNDFGTNAFRTRDLLSAAGIGLGFDGKRSLRLELAWPLRDLGQGYRPTLWFRISPTF, from the coding sequence ATGTGGCTGCTATTTGTCGCGGGCCTCTGGCTGCCCTTCCAGCCCGACTCGACACAAGATGAAATGGCGTTTCCGGGGCTACATCTGCGCCAGACTGTCTGTGAGGAATTCTGGGAACTGGAATGCCAGCGTCCCCGACCGCTGGCTACCTTTGCCGGCGATTTTATGCATCGCTGGCCCTTCCGCGAGATGGCGCTGTACCGCTCGCTGCCAGGTATTCGTTACAACCGTGTAGAAGGGCTGGTGCTGGGCCTGGGTACTGAACCCCTGGAATGGACCGAATACGACCGGGTGCGTCTGGTGGGCCAAGTGGCCTACGCCTTTGCCCTGCGTCGCTGGCGCTTTGAAATCAGTGCAGAGACGGTGCTCAACCCTGCCCGAAACGCCTCCTTCTATCTGAAGCTGGGTGGCGGCTACTATCGTAACACACGCACTGATGACCTGTGGAAAACCACCCCGCTGGAAAACACGCTGGCTGCCTTTTTCTTCGGCAACGACTTTTATGCGCTCTACTACGAAACCGAAGGCTGGCAGCTCTATGCCGTACAGCGTCTGACACGCTATGCGCAGCTGGGCCTGGGCTTCCGCGCCGAAGATCACCGAGCGCTCCCCCAGAAAACCCGATGGGCGCTGTTCGACCGCCAGGCCACCGACTTCAACCTGCCCGCGCGGGAAGGCCGTCGGCAAGTGCTCGTACTAACGCTGGATGCCGGCCGCATCCTCGCCTACAAAGCTCTGCCGAGTGGCTGGGCCCTGCGCCTCCAGGCCGAACTGGGACGCCGCCTGGGCGGCGACTTTTCCTACAATCGCTATGTGGCCGACGGGCGTCTCTACCTGCCGATGGGCCGCTACAGTCGCCTGAACCTGCGTCTGCGAGGCGGCTGGGCCGACAATACCGCACCGATCCAGCAGCAGTTCTTCCTCGGAGGGATCGGCTCGGTGCGCGGCTATGCGCAGAACGCCTACGTCGGCACCCGAATGTTACTGGGCAACGCCGAGCTGGTTATCCAAGGTGTATCGCTGATACCCGGCCACGTCGAAGAAGAGCTGGTCTTTCTGGCATTTGTGGATGCGGGCTGGGTGAACGATTTCGGCACCAACGCTTTCCGCACACGCGACCTGCTCAGTGCAGCCGGGATCGGGCTTGGCTTTGATGGAAAACGAAGCCTACGCCTGGAGCTGGCCTGGCCCCTGCGCGACCTCGGACAGGGGTACCGGCCCACCCTGTGGTTCCGCATCAGTCCGACCTTTTAA
- the dut gene encoding dUTP diphosphatase has translation MMETRTVAVTEVLRVPVQRLPHAEGLALPVYATPYSAGMDLRAAVPEDKPLVLEPGRWTLVPTGLVLALPPGYEGQVRPRSGLAARHGVTVLNSPGTIDADYRGEIKVLLINLGTEPFVIRRGERIAQLVVARHERVVWEECASLDATERGSGGFGSTGKH, from the coding sequence ATGATGGAAACCAGAACAGTTGCCGTAACGGAGGTGCTGCGTGTACCTGTGCAGCGGCTGCCTCATGCCGAAGGGTTAGCGCTGCCCGTTTATGCCACACCTTACAGTGCTGGCATGGATCTGCGGGCGGCTGTTCCAGAAGATAAACCGCTGGTGCTGGAGCCCGGCCGCTGGACACTGGTGCCAACCGGCCTGGTACTTGCACTGCCGCCTGGTTACGAAGGGCAGGTGCGGCCGCGTAGTGGACTGGCTGCCCGCCATGGTGTGACCGTGCTGAACAGCCCAGGTACGATTGATGCTGACTATCGCGGGGAGATCAAAGTACTGCTGATCAATCTGGGTACGGAGCCGTTTGTAATTCGGCGAGGCGAGCGTATTGCGCAGCTGGTAGTAGCCCGCCACGAACGAGTTGTGTGGGAGGAGTGTGCTTCGCTGGATGCGACCGAACGCGGAAGCGGAGGCTTTGGATCGACCGGAAAGCATTGA
- a CDS encoding peptide MFS transporter: MHSKSEGMAAASASALVNGKTFFGHPRGLATLFFTELWERFSYYGMRALLVLFMTTATTAANPGLGFDIGTATAIYGLYTFFVYVLSLPGGWLADKLWGQRKAIFVGGVIIAMGHFSMAIPTNLTFFLGLALIVVGTGLLKPNVSTIVGELYPEGGARRDAGFSIFYMGINIGAVLGPTLCGLLGEGYNWHLGFSLAGIGMVAGLISYKVGEKYLGEAGLFRPAPGEDETVLARRAQRFYTGAGIAAAVVVFCGYLLATGRFPLSLEALAQSLGVGVVIITLLFFAYIFFFGGHTALEKRRLLVILWLVILAGLFWSGFEQAGSSLNLFARDLTDRQFGSWEMPASMLQNINPLFIIIFAPIFGWLWTWLARRNANPSIPVKFALGLLGLAAGFFVLSWGAAHATPENPVSPAWLVVTYFLHTVGELCLSPVGLSSITKLAPQGRVGQMMGVWFIAAALGNLFAGLVAGQLETLMPVDLFRSVAMITGGAGLIALLASPAVRRLMGQVD; encoded by the coding sequence ATGCATAGCAAGTCCGAAGGCATGGCGGCGGCCAGTGCGTCGGCGCTCGTGAACGGGAAAACGTTTTTCGGGCATCCGCGTGGGCTGGCTACGCTGTTTTTTACAGAGTTGTGGGAGCGTTTCAGCTACTACGGCATGCGAGCGCTCCTGGTGCTGTTCATGACCACGGCGACGACGGCCGCTAACCCGGGATTGGGTTTCGACATAGGAACAGCCACGGCCATCTATGGCCTGTACACGTTCTTTGTGTACGTGTTGTCGTTACCTGGAGGATGGCTGGCCGATAAGCTCTGGGGACAACGTAAGGCCATTTTTGTGGGTGGCGTAATTATTGCCATGGGGCATTTCTCCATGGCGATTCCAACAAATCTGACCTTTTTTCTGGGGCTGGCACTTATCGTAGTCGGCACCGGGTTGCTCAAGCCAAATGTGAGTACGATTGTCGGGGAGTTGTATCCGGAGGGAGGCGCCCGGCGAGATGCGGGTTTCTCGATTTTCTACATGGGCATTAACATCGGCGCCGTGCTGGGACCCACGCTCTGTGGTTTACTGGGCGAAGGGTACAACTGGCACCTGGGCTTTTCTCTGGCAGGCATCGGCATGGTGGCTGGTCTGATCTCCTATAAGGTGGGCGAGAAGTATCTGGGAGAAGCTGGCCTCTTCCGGCCAGCGCCGGGCGAAGACGAGACGGTGCTGGCGCGACGGGCGCAGCGTTTCTACACCGGCGCCGGGATCGCCGCCGCCGTGGTGGTTTTCTGTGGTTATCTGCTGGCAACGGGGCGCTTTCCGCTTTCGCTGGAAGCGCTGGCGCAGAGTCTGGGGGTGGGCGTGGTGATCATCACCCTGCTGTTTTTCGCCTATATTTTCTTCTTTGGAGGACATACGGCGTTGGAAAAACGCCGGCTGCTCGTGATCCTGTGGCTGGTCATCCTGGCCGGTCTATTCTGGTCGGGCTTCGAGCAGGCCGGCTCGTCGCTGAACCTGTTTGCACGGGACCTAACGGACCGCCAGTTTGGAAGTTGGGAGATGCCGGCCAGCATGCTCCAGAACATTAATCCCCTGTTTATCATCATCTTTGCGCCAATTTTTGGCTGGCTCTGGACCTGGCTGGCACGGCGCAATGCCAATCCGTCCATTCCGGTCAAATTTGCGCTGGGGCTGCTGGGGCTGGCGGCTGGCTTTTTTGTGCTTTCCTGGGGCGCTGCCCATGCAACGCCTGAGAACCCGGTCTCGCCCGCCTGGCTGGTGGTCACGTATTTCTTGCATACGGTGGGCGAGCTATGTCTGTCGCCGGTGGGCTTGTCGTCGATCACTAAGCTGGCCCCACAGGGGCGCGTAGGACAGATGATGGGCGTCTGGTTCATCGCGGCTGCTCTGGGGAATCTGTTTGCAGGTCTGGTGGCTGGTCAGCTGGAGACGCTGATGCCAGTGGATCTTTTCCGTAGCGTGGCCATGATTACAGGGGGAGCAGGTCTGATTGCGCTGCTGGCAAGCCCGGCTGTCCGACGCTTGATGGGACAGGTAGACTAA
- the aspS gene encoding aspartate--tRNA ligase, producing the protein MSNQYGQHSPTPSRDLHGPRTHTCGELRRTHIGQEVVLKGWVDTRRDLGGVIFVDLRDRYGLTQLVFSPQDNEAAYQLADRLRSEYVISIRGVVRERTPDTINPKLATGEVEVRVHDLIILNTSEPLPFPVSAHEEKRTAASEELRLKYRYLDLRRPELQRNLWLRHQVYLITRRYFDAHQFIEVETPVLTKSTPEGARDFLVPSRLHPGKFYALPQSPQLYKQILMVAGLDRYFQIVKCFRDEDLRADRQPEFTQIDVEMSFPTEAQIFELIEGLMQAIWQETLGVELTRPFPRLSYDEALRRFGSDKPDTRFGLELQEVGPVFRGSGFRVFESILEQGGTIVALVVPGMGDQGRGYMDRLDKEIVRKQIGASGLVYFKLPSDGGPTYASVKAHVLAPEYVERAVAALGARAGDLVLLLAGPRPQVYLQAGALRLHMARELNLIPPADRTPWHFLWVTDFPLLEWDEETGRYYAMHHPFTAPHPDDLDRLETEPDRVRARAYDLVLNGNEIGGGSIRIHRPDIQRRMFRILGIDETEAEQRFGFLLTAFRYGAPPHGGIALGLDRIVMLLAGAGSLRDVIAFPKTQRGQELMSDAPDEVSPEQLEELNIRVVLPETEA; encoded by the coding sequence ATGAGCAACCAGTACGGTCAACACTCTCCTACACCAAGCCGCGATCTACACGGCCCCCGCACACACACCTGTGGTGAACTGCGACGTACGCACATCGGCCAAGAAGTCGTACTCAAGGGCTGGGTGGACACGCGACGCGACCTGGGCGGGGTCATTTTTGTCGATCTACGCGATCGCTATGGTCTAACGCAGCTTGTCTTTTCTCCCCAGGACAATGAAGCAGCCTATCAGCTGGCAGACCGCCTGCGTAGCGAATATGTAATCTCCATCCGCGGAGTAGTACGCGAACGTACCCCGGACACGATCAATCCCAAGCTGGCAACTGGCGAAGTTGAAGTTCGCGTCCATGACCTGATTATTCTGAATACCTCCGAGCCACTGCCATTTCCGGTCTCTGCCCACGAGGAAAAGCGTACCGCTGCCAGCGAAGAGTTGCGCTTGAAGTATCGCTACCTCGACCTACGGCGTCCCGAACTGCAACGAAATCTGTGGCTTCGCCACCAGGTCTACCTGATTACGCGGCGCTATTTCGACGCCCATCAATTCATTGAGGTCGAAACCCCGGTGTTGACCAAGTCGACACCGGAAGGCGCTCGCGACTTCCTGGTGCCCAGCCGCCTGCACCCGGGCAAGTTCTATGCATTGCCCCAGTCGCCACAACTCTATAAACAGATTCTTATGGTGGCTGGACTGGATCGCTATTTCCAGATCGTCAAATGCTTCCGCGACGAAGATCTGCGCGCCGATCGCCAGCCCGAATTCACTCAGATCGATGTAGAGATGAGCTTTCCTACCGAAGCGCAAATCTTCGAACTTATCGAAGGGCTCATGCAGGCGATCTGGCAGGAAACGCTGGGGGTCGAACTGACGCGCCCCTTCCCACGCCTTTCCTACGACGAAGCCCTGCGTCGTTTCGGCTCCGATAAGCCGGATACTCGTTTTGGACTCGAACTACAGGAAGTCGGGCCCGTCTTTCGCGGCTCTGGCTTCCGCGTCTTCGAAAGTATCCTGGAACAGGGCGGCACCATTGTAGCCCTGGTCGTGCCAGGCATGGGCGATCAGGGCCGAGGCTACATGGACCGTCTGGATAAAGAGATCGTACGTAAACAAATCGGTGCCAGTGGGCTGGTTTATTTCAAGCTGCCTTCCGATGGAGGGCCAACCTATGCTTCGGTCAAAGCGCATGTGCTGGCGCCGGAGTATGTCGAACGTGCCGTGGCAGCGCTCGGTGCTCGCGCGGGCGATCTCGTGCTGTTGCTGGCCGGTCCCAGGCCGCAGGTGTACCTGCAGGCCGGTGCCCTGCGTTTACACATGGCGCGTGAGCTGAACCTGATCCCACCAGCCGACCGAACCCCCTGGCATTTCCTGTGGGTAACTGATTTTCCGCTGCTGGAATGGGATGAAGAGACCGGACGCTACTACGCAATGCATCACCCCTTTACCGCGCCCCATCCGGACGATCTGGACCGACTGGAGACCGAGCCCGACCGCGTACGTGCCCGTGCTTACGATCTGGTGCTCAATGGGAATGAGATCGGCGGTGGTTCGATCCGTATCCATCGGCCGGATATCCAGCGCCGCATGTTCCGCATCCTGGGTATCGATGAGACGGAAGCCGAACAACGCTTTGGCTTTCTCCTGACCGCCTTCCGTTACGGTGCTCCTCCACATGGTGGGATCGCCCTGGGATTGGATCGCATCGTCATGCTGCTGGCTGGCGCCGGCTCCCTTCGCGACGTTATCGCATTCCCCAAAACGCAACGTGGACAGGAGCTCATGTCGGACGCACCCGACGAGGTATCACCTGAACAACTTGAAGAGCTGAACATCCGCGTCGTTCTGCCCGAAACGGAAGCGTAA
- the speE gene encoding polyamine aminopropyltransferase → MAAPKQHQLQYTEFWQERTGLTFGVERILFNRQSAYQHVQVLQTDAFGRVLTLDGLVMLTERDEFVYHEMIAHPALCLLPRPRRVLIVGGGDGGTLREVLRYAEIEQVDLVEIDEVVIEAARTCFPELSVAFEDPRARLHVADGVAFVQGAADAWYDLIIVDSTDPVNFAEGLFGESFYRDCARILTDEGILVTQSESPFDHTFQASIQAAHAMLGRMFAQVHMYLAHIPTYPMGLWSFTLASKRLHPVVDFDPEQAARRLASFADRLRYYNVELHRAAFALPSFVRRLFADGGPPAHSTSLHRDDMG, encoded by the coding sequence ATGGCTGCACCCAAGCAACATCAGCTCCAGTATACGGAATTCTGGCAGGAGCGAACCGGCCTCACGTTCGGAGTCGAGCGCATCCTGTTTAACCGTCAGAGTGCCTATCAGCATGTGCAGGTGTTGCAGACCGATGCCTTTGGACGGGTCCTTACGCTCGATGGGCTGGTCATGCTCACCGAGCGTGATGAATTTGTTTATCACGAAATGATCGCGCACCCGGCGCTGTGCCTGTTGCCTCGGCCACGACGCGTACTGATTGTGGGTGGCGGCGATGGGGGCACGTTGCGTGAGGTGTTGCGCTACGCGGAAATCGAACAGGTGGATCTGGTAGAGATCGACGAGGTCGTCATTGAGGCGGCGCGTACGTGCTTTCCAGAGCTCAGCGTTGCCTTCGAGGATCCGCGGGCTCGTCTGCATGTAGCTGATGGCGTGGCTTTTGTGCAGGGAGCTGCGGATGCCTGGTATGATCTGATCATCGTCGACTCAACCGATCCGGTAAATTTCGCCGAGGGACTCTTTGGGGAATCGTTTTATCGAGATTGTGCCCGTATTCTGACGGATGAAGGGATATTGGTGACCCAGAGTGAGTCTCCTTTCGACCATACCTTTCAGGCCTCCATTCAGGCAGCCCATGCAATGCTGGGGCGAATGTTTGCTCAGGTACACATGTACCTGGCCCATATTCCAACCTATCCAATGGGACTCTGGTCGTTCACGCTGGCCAGCAAGCGGTTACATCCGGTAGTAGATTTCGATCCGGAGCAGGCTGCTCGTCGGCTGGCTTCGTTTGCGGATCGGCTGCGCTACTATAACGTCGAGCTGCACCGGGCTGCCTTTGCGTTACCCAGTTTTGTGCGACGCCTGTTTGCTGATGGCGGGCCTCCGGCTCATTCGACGTCGCTCCACAGGGACGACATGGGGTAG
- the speD gene encoding adenosylmethionine decarboxylase, whose protein sequence is MEALGRQILVEFYDCDREVLNNEALIREILIEGARRSRATVITDTFHSFSPHGVSGVVVIAESHVAIHTWPEHGYAAVDIFTCGETIDPWVIQKYLEERFRARSVSSMELKRGLFPERVPHKPVLEEAAAA, encoded by the coding sequence ATGGAAGCACTCGGAAGGCAGATCTTGGTCGAGTTCTATGACTGCGACCGAGAGGTGCTCAACAACGAGGCCCTGATCCGGGAAATCTTGATTGAGGGCGCTCGTCGGTCCCGTGCCACCGTCATCACCGACACGTTTCACTCGTTTAGTCCCCACGGCGTCAGTGGCGTCGTAGTTATTGCTGAGTCGCATGTAGCCATCCATACCTGGCCGGAGCATGGCTATGCGGCCGTCGACATTTTTACATGCGGCGAGACCATTGATCCCTGGGTCATTCAGAAGTACCTGGAGGAGCGGTTTAGGGCACGGAGTGTCTCGAGCATGGAGCTTAAGCGGGGACTTTTCCCGGAGCGGGTGCCCCATAAGCCCGTGCTTGAGGAGGCAGCCGCCGCCTGA
- a CDS encoding MoaD/ThiS family protein, with product MSGSRTFVRYGRRTQELTWELVLKRNSIERLKQERPPLRVIEELPELIARGYEAIPEEDIVRLYWYGIAHDKPKVGTFMVRIKVPGGLLRPDQLRAIGEIAGRYGRDYGELTTRQGIQLHWVAMEKLPEVLEAIAQAGLTTVGAEGDTVRNITSCPVNGINPDELFDVRPVIEAAARFFWGNPDYSNLPRKHKFTISSCPHQCNAPEIHDIALIGVLKDRRPGFAVRVGGGLSATPRLARDLGVFVPVDEAVEVLAAITDVWQHNLRYRLSRAKSRIKFLVDDYGPEGVREMVEARLGRRLEDFRAPDPVPGGNHLGIHRQKQEGFYYAGFPVPSGRVTGTQLRQIADLLEAVGGDIRFTREQNFILGNIPEDRLAWVLNQMRAVGFPIERHRLYGSSTACTSHQFCNYSVAETKEKLDEIIAELEAHYGEEIQQLTIYMDGCPHACAHHWVGDIGLQGTRTAGPDGTKVEAYDVTLRGGLGRHAAIGRPILRRIPSAEISQAIVRLVGAWLQERRRLGDHYTFQAFCEAHTNEELQAIALGEVSAKEVEATEVVRIRIPGPLLELTEGSDLIEVKAPTVRIALEQAGRRYPHLKATVLTPDGQLSEAFNLYVNEEDIQGLQGLDTPLKPGDELLILMAMSGG from the coding sequence ATGTCTGGCTCAAGAACTTTTGTCCGCTACGGCCGACGCACCCAGGAACTCACCTGGGAACTGGTACTCAAGCGCAACAGCATTGAGCGCCTCAAACAGGAGCGTCCTCCGCTGCGCGTTATCGAAGAGCTACCGGAGCTGATTGCACGCGGCTACGAAGCGATTCCTGAAGAAGATATTGTCCGCCTGTACTGGTACGGCATTGCGCACGACAAGCCCAAAGTGGGCACGTTCATGGTGCGCATCAAGGTACCGGGTGGCTTACTTCGACCAGATCAACTTCGGGCCATCGGTGAGATTGCCGGGCGTTACGGCCGCGATTACGGCGAGCTGACCACACGCCAGGGCATTCAGCTCCACTGGGTAGCCATGGAAAAACTGCCCGAAGTACTGGAAGCCATCGCTCAGGCTGGACTGACCACCGTGGGTGCCGAAGGCGATACAGTACGGAATATTACCAGCTGCCCGGTCAACGGGATTAATCCAGACGAGTTGTTTGACGTCCGCCCGGTCATTGAAGCAGCCGCTCGCTTTTTCTGGGGGAACCCCGACTATTCCAACCTGCCTCGTAAGCACAAATTCACGATCAGCAGCTGCCCCCATCAGTGCAACGCTCCGGAAATTCACGACATCGCACTCATCGGCGTCTTGAAGGACAGACGGCCGGGCTTTGCTGTCAGGGTAGGCGGTGGCCTGTCGGCCACCCCACGTCTGGCCCGTGATCTGGGGGTGTTTGTACCGGTAGACGAAGCCGTTGAAGTGCTGGCCGCCATTACCGATGTCTGGCAACACAACCTGCGCTACCGTCTGAGCCGCGCCAAGTCGCGCATCAAATTCCTGGTAGACGACTACGGTCCAGAAGGCGTACGCGAAATGGTTGAGGCACGGTTGGGACGCCGACTGGAAGACTTTCGGGCACCTGATCCTGTACCAGGCGGCAATCATCTGGGCATTCATCGGCAGAAACAGGAAGGCTTCTACTATGCAGGTTTTCCAGTGCCCTCAGGGCGGGTAACCGGCACGCAGCTGCGCCAGATCGCCGACCTTCTGGAAGCTGTCGGTGGCGACATCCGCTTTACACGTGAGCAGAACTTCATTCTGGGCAACATTCCGGAAGACCGACTCGCCTGGGTACTCAATCAGATGCGGGCCGTGGGCTTCCCTATCGAACGTCACCGACTCTACGGCAGCTCGACAGCCTGCACCAGCCACCAGTTCTGCAACTACTCCGTTGCTGAAACCAAGGAAAAGCTCGACGAAATCATCGCTGAACTGGAAGCCCATTACGGTGAGGAGATCCAGCAGCTGACCATTTACATGGATGGCTGCCCACACGCCTGCGCTCATCACTGGGTAGGCGACATCGGGTTGCAGGGCACGCGCACAGCCGGTCCCGATGGTACCAAAGTTGAAGCTTACGACGTGACACTACGGGGGGGGCTGGGCCGGCATGCTGCCATCGGTCGTCCCATTCTGCGCCGCATCCCTTCTGCAGAAATCAGCCAGGCAATCGTCCGGCTGGTAGGCGCCTGGCTACAGGAGCGCCGCCGCCTGGGTGATCACTACACGTTTCAGGCCTTCTGCGAAGCCCACACGAATGAAGAGCTGCAGGCCATTGCACTGGGCGAAGTCTCGGCCAAAGAAGTAGAAGCAACCGAGGTGGTGCGCATTCGCATTCCTGGTCCCCTGCTGGAGTTGACCGAGGGCAGCGACCTCATTGAGGTCAAGGCCCCGACTGTGCGCATTGCGCTGGAGCAGGCCGGCCGCCGCTATCCCCACTTAAAAGCGACCGTGCTCACTCCTGACGGCCAGCTCAGCGAAGCCTTTAACCTCTATGTGAACGAAGAGGACATCCAAGGCCTGCAGGGGCTCGACACCCCACTTAAGCCAGGTGACGAGCTGCTCATCCTCATGGCAATGTCCGGTGGTTAA
- a CDS encoding phosphoadenylyl-sulfate reductase gives MARQPLFDDLEIGEIALQLDDQEPEDVIAWALETFDEDRIAIVTALQADGMVILDMAYRMKPNIRVITIDTGRLPQATYDFYEQVRARYPEARFEARFPDYREVEEMVRRHGINLFYRSVPLRLLCCHVRKVRPLIRALNQLDAWFTGLRRDQWASRAAIRKVEIDHDHDGVIKINPLADWTKEDVWAYIEACDVPIHPLYAEGYTSIGCAPCTRPIQPGEDDRAGRWWWETNAPKECGIHCPIETGGFEHEMEAIIGHGSPKNNHTS, from the coding sequence ATGGCACGCCAACCGCTGTTTGACGATCTGGAAATCGGTGAAATCGCGCTGCAACTGGACGACCAGGAGCCCGAAGACGTGATTGCCTGGGCACTGGAAACTTTCGATGAAGATCGTATCGCCATCGTTACAGCGCTTCAGGCCGACGGCATGGTGATCCTGGACATGGCCTACCGGATGAAACCCAACATCCGGGTGATCACCATTGACACGGGACGTCTCCCCCAGGCCACCTACGACTTCTACGAACAGGTACGCGCGCGCTATCCAGAAGCACGCTTCGAGGCACGCTTTCCCGACTATCGGGAGGTAGAAGAAATGGTGCGCCGCCACGGCATCAACCTGTTTTATCGGTCAGTACCTCTGCGCCTGCTCTGCTGCCACGTGCGTAAAGTACGGCCACTCATTCGTGCACTGAACCAGCTCGATGCCTGGTTTACCGGCCTGCGCCGCGACCAGTGGGCCTCACGGGCTGCCATCCGTAAAGTGGAGATCGACCACGACCACGACGGCGTGATCAAGATCAACCCCCTGGCCGACTGGACCAAGGAAGACGTGTGGGCCTACATCGAAGCATGCGACGTGCCCATACATCCACTTTACGCGGAAGGCTACACAAGCATTGGCTGTGCCCCCTGCACCCGTCCAATCCAACCCGGCGAAGACGACCGCGCCGGCCGCTGGTGGTGGGAGACAAACGCACCCAAAGAATGTGGCATTCACTGCCCCATCGAAACGGGCGGTTTTGAGCACGAGATGGAAGCCATCATCGGGCACGGATCACCCAAAAACAACCATACCTCCTGA
- a CDS encoding response regulator — MSALQPAAQEELAALLDSLEIALLNLENGSPQATVTGLRLLVRAAQLLGSFTHLPEVQRLQQEIQHLIAQPETLHPQHVRQALQEAHQVLEALAQQLPGLQVRLLIVEPDDGLADLLTTMLQTAYRDISVVHTADEAKQFLEKTPVHLIITELLLPDLDGRSLLLWIRRHPPTAQTPILILSDRISSAVKAECYALGADDVLEKPFDPAEVSLVVASMLQRAMVRHPGDPLTGLPGRAYLEETFARLVQLHRQTGSPFCVACIELDNLTALNQRYGQHVSDEVIRQTAWQLVRMLRAGDILGRWDTDTFCILLPDASETQARMLLEQALEALQTEPMLVDTNAPPVSFSACIVPIGQTAPPSLATLIQQAQQCLKKGDKGGKIYSLRANIDTQPHILLVEDDPAIATLIQIRLQRDGYKVTHFANGREAAEWAQTHIADLVILDVKLPGMDGFELLAHLRQLPSYSAVPIMMLTSLSQEQHIVRGFELGADDYIVKPFSPVELSARVRRLLQRQAPQLAVV; from the coding sequence ATGTCCGCTTTACAACCTGCCGCCCAAGAAGAGCTCGCCGCACTCCTGGACAGCCTGGAAATTGCGCTGCTGAACCTGGAAAACGGATCACCACAGGCAACCGTGACCGGTCTGCGCCTGCTGGTACGTGCTGCACAACTGTTAGGGTCTTTTACCCACCTACCTGAAGTCCAACGGCTGCAGCAGGAAATTCAGCACTTAATTGCACAGCCAGAGACGCTTCATCCCCAGCATGTACGGCAGGCTCTTCAAGAAGCGCATCAGGTACTGGAAGCGCTGGCCCAACAGCTACCAGGCCTCCAGGTTCGCCTTCTGATTGTGGAGCCCGATGATGGTCTGGCCGATCTGCTTACCACCATGCTACAAACAGCTTACCGCGATATTAGCGTGGTACACACCGCGGACGAGGCCAAACAATTTCTGGAGAAAACACCAGTCCACCTGATCATCACCGAACTGCTTTTGCCTGATCTGGACGGGCGTTCGCTGCTCCTCTGGATTCGGCGTCATCCGCCTACCGCCCAGACACCGATACTCATCCTATCAGACCGTATCTCTTCAGCTGTAAAGGCCGAATGCTATGCATTAGGCGCCGATGATGTACTGGAAAAGCCATTCGATCCGGCCGAAGTGTCACTGGTGGTGGCCTCGATGCTTCAGCGGGCCATGGTACGCCATCCGGGGGATCCCCTTACGGGACTGCCCGGTCGCGCTTATCTGGAAGAGACCTTCGCCCGCCTTGTACAGCTGCACCGACAGACCGGGTCCCCTTTCTGTGTGGCCTGCATTGAGCTGGATAATCTGACAGCGCTCAATCAACGCTATGGGCAACACGTAAGCGACGAGGTGATCCGTCAGACAGCCTGGCAGCTGGTCCGCATGCTTCGCGCCGGGGACATCCTGGGTCGTTGGGACACTGATACCTTCTGCATCCTGCTACCCGACGCCTCAGAAACGCAGGCACGTATGCTCCTGGAACAGGCTTTAGAAGCACTCCAGACCGAACCTATGCTGGTGGACACCAATGCACCACCGGTTTCATTCTCGGCCTGCATCGTGCCTATCGGGCAGACTGCGCCTCCTTCGCTGGCAACTTTGATCCAGCAAGCCCAGCAATGTCTCAAAAAGGGAGATAAAGGCGGAAAAATTTACTCGTTGCGGGCAAACATTGACACCCAACCTCACATCCTGCTGGTAGAAGATGATCCAGCCATTGCTACCCTGATTCAGATCCGGCTACAACGAGATGGGTACAAGGTAACTCACTTTGCCAACGGACGCGAAGCGGCCGAATGGGCCCAGACGCACATCGCCGACCTGGTTATTCTGGACGTCAAGTTGCCCGGTATGGATGGGTTTGAACTGCTGGCCCATCTTCGTCAACTCCCCTCCTATTCCGCCGTGCCGATTATGATGCTGACCAGCTTGAGTCAGGAGCAGCATATTGTGCGAGGATTCGAGCTGGGGGCCGACGATTACATCGTCAAGCCTTTTTCGCCGGTGGAATTAAGCGCCCGTGTGCGCCGCCTGTTGCAACGTCAAGCACCGCAATTGGCCGTCGTTTAA